In Streptomyces alboniger, the following are encoded in one genomic region:
- a CDS encoding VOC family protein — protein sequence MVHVLSSRTLLHPTDPERSRAFYGDALGLAVYREFGTGPERGTVYFLGGGFLELSGRSDSPPSPEVRLWLQVPDVHAAHAELAGRGVEVVRPPVKEPWGLIEMWIEDPDGLRIVLVEVPHDHPVRYRPGI from the coding sequence ATGGTGCATGTACTGAGCAGCAGGACCCTCCTCCACCCCACCGACCCGGAGCGTTCCCGCGCGTTCTACGGCGACGCGCTGGGCCTCGCCGTCTACCGCGAGTTCGGCACGGGACCCGAGCGCGGCACGGTCTACTTCCTCGGCGGCGGCTTCCTCGAACTCTCCGGGCGCTCCGACAGCCCGCCCTCGCCCGAGGTCCGGCTGTGGCTCCAGGTCCCGGACGTCCACGCGGCGCACGCGGAGCTGGCCGGGCGGGGGGTGGAGGTGGTGCGGCCGCCGGTCAAGGAGCCGTGGGGCCTGATCGAGATGTGGATCGAGGACCCGGACGGCCTCCGGATCGTCCTCGTCGAGGTCCCGCACGACCACCCCGTCCGCTACCGGCCGGGCATCTGA
- a CDS encoding penicillin acylase family protein, translating into MTHTDADSSTGTEATEFEVPGLAEPVEILIDRWGVPHLYAASPDDLFLAQGFNAARDRLFQLDLWRRRGLGLLGEVLGDAYTEHDRAARLFLYRGDMAEEWRAYGDDTERVTTAFVNGINAYVALCRRDPAQSPPEFALLGYEPAYWEPSDVARVRSHGLQYNLHDEVARALTLRDHGPEAEELRRRREPEPHRLRVPEGLDLSVIPDDVLRVYTLATIPPWAAGTAPRQGLDGSNNWVIAPARTATGRPLLANDPHRGITLPALRYLAHLSAPGIDVIGAGEPALPGISIGHNGHLAFGLTIFPIDQEDLYVYRTNPANPHEYWYQDRWEPMTLVTEEIPVRGGEPVTAELWFTRHGPVIRERPERHAAFAVRAAWLGPGMAPYLGSMEYLRARDPDAFVAAMRRWGAPGENQVYAAPDGTIGWRPAGRVPVRRGWDGTLPVPGDGRYEWDGFLDSEELPSARDPEQGWFATANQMNLPPGRPGDATTITYDWYAPTRHDRIREELAARDDWTVRDCVRLQTDYVSLPARRVQAQLTGLGAQDATVAAALDLLRDWDTRLTPGSAAAALFEVWYRRHLRPALLKRALGAAGIGPGALARILPAEDAAADPRVDLPLLTADPDPALLRATLAAAVGEVSALLGPDPAHWAWGALLHAHPHHPVAALLDGRPAPPWASVGPAPRGGSGDTVGAAAYGPGFRQTTGATFRLVVDVGAWDNSVAMNSPGQSGDPRDPHYADLFDAWAADGSFPLLYSRQEVEKHTVRTLRLRPAGRSQPG; encoded by the coding sequence ATGACCCATACCGATGCGGACAGCAGTACCGGTACCGAAGCGACGGAGTTCGAGGTCCCGGGGCTCGCCGAGCCGGTGGAGATCCTCATCGACCGGTGGGGCGTCCCGCACCTGTACGCCGCCTCGCCGGACGACCTGTTCCTCGCCCAGGGCTTCAACGCCGCCCGCGACCGGCTCTTCCAGCTGGACCTGTGGCGGCGGCGCGGACTCGGCCTGCTCGGCGAGGTGCTGGGCGACGCCTACACCGAACACGACCGCGCCGCCCGCCTCTTCCTCTACCGCGGCGACATGGCCGAGGAGTGGCGGGCCTACGGCGACGACACCGAGCGCGTCACGACGGCGTTCGTGAACGGCATCAACGCCTACGTCGCACTCTGCCGCCGAGACCCCGCCCAAAGCCCCCCGGAATTCGCCCTGCTGGGGTACGAACCGGCGTACTGGGAGCCCTCCGACGTGGCCCGCGTCCGCAGCCACGGCCTCCAGTACAACCTCCACGACGAAGTCGCCCGCGCCCTCACCCTGCGCGACCACGGGCCCGAGGCCGAGGAGCTGCGCAGGCGCCGCGAACCGGAGCCGCACCGGCTGCGCGTCCCCGAAGGCCTCGACCTGTCCGTCATCCCCGACGACGTCCTGCGCGTGTACACCCTCGCGACCATCCCGCCCTGGGCCGCCGGCACAGCACCGCGCCAAGGCCTCGACGGCTCCAACAACTGGGTCATCGCCCCCGCCCGCACCGCCACCGGACGCCCCCTGCTCGCCAACGACCCGCACCGCGGCATCACCCTGCCCGCCCTGCGCTACCTCGCCCATCTGAGCGCCCCCGGCATCGACGTCATCGGGGCGGGGGAGCCCGCACTGCCCGGCATCTCCATCGGCCACAACGGCCACCTCGCGTTCGGCCTGACCATCTTCCCGATCGACCAGGAGGACCTGTACGTCTACCGCACCAACCCCGCGAACCCGCACGAGTACTGGTACCAGGACCGGTGGGAGCCGATGACCCTGGTCACCGAGGAGATCCCGGTGCGCGGCGGCGAACCGGTCACCGCAGAGCTGTGGTTCACCCGGCACGGCCCGGTGATCCGCGAACGCCCCGAGCGCCACGCGGCGTTCGCGGTCCGTGCCGCCTGGCTCGGCCCCGGCATGGCCCCCTACCTCGGCAGCATGGAGTACCTGCGGGCACGCGACCCCGACGCCTTCGTCGCCGCCATGCGCCGCTGGGGCGCGCCAGGCGAGAACCAGGTCTACGCCGCCCCCGACGGCACGATCGGCTGGCGCCCCGCGGGCCGCGTCCCGGTGCGCCGCGGCTGGGACGGCACGCTCCCAGTGCCGGGCGACGGGCGTTACGAATGGGACGGCTTCCTCGACAGCGAGGAACTGCCCTCGGCGCGCGACCCCGAGCAGGGCTGGTTCGCCACGGCCAACCAGATGAACCTGCCGCCCGGCCGTCCCGGCGACGCCACGACCATCACGTACGACTGGTACGCCCCGACGCGCCACGACCGGATCCGCGAGGAACTCGCCGCGCGCGACGACTGGACGGTGCGGGACTGCGTACGCCTCCAGACGGACTACGTCAGTCTCCCCGCGCGCCGCGTCCAGGCACAGCTCACCGGCCTCGGCGCCCAGGACGCCACCGTGGCCGCCGCGCTGGACCTGCTCCGTGACTGGGACACCCGCCTGACGCCGGGCTCCGCGGCGGCCGCGCTCTTCGAGGTCTGGTACAGGCGGCATCTGCGCCCCGCCCTGCTGAAGCGGGCGCTCGGGGCCGCGGGGATCGGCCCCGGGGCCCTGGCGCGGATCCTGCCCGCGGAGGACGCCGCCGCCGACCCCCGCGTCGACCTGCCCCTGCTGACCGCGGACCCGGACCCCGCCCTGCTGCGCGCCACCCTGGCCGCCGCGGTCGGTGAGGTCTCCGCGCTGCTCGGCCCCGACCCGGCCCACTGGGCCTGGGGCGCCCTCCTCCACGCCCATCCGCACCACCCCGTCGCCGCCCTGCTCGACGGCCGCCCCGCCCCGCCGTGGGCCTCTGTCGGGCCCGCTCCGCGCGGCGGCAGCGGCGACACGGTCGGCGCCGCAGCCTACGGACCGGGCTTCCGGCAGACGACGGGCGCCACCTTCCGCCTGGTCGTGGACGTCGGCGCCTGGGACAACTCGGTGGCGATGAACTCCCCGGGCCAGTCCGGCGACCCGCGCGACCCGCACTACGCCGACCTGTTCGACGCCTGGGCGGCCGACGGCTCCTTCCCGCTGCTCTACTCCCGGCAGGAGGTGGAGAAGCACACGGTCCGCACCCTCAGGCTGCGGCCCGCGGGACGGTCACAGCCCGGCTGA
- a CDS encoding glycerophosphodiester phosphodiesterase, with the protein MNFLTIGHRGVMGVEPENTLRSFIAAQAAGLDLIELDLHLSKDGALVVMHDADVARTTDGKGPIAEKTLAELRELDAGRGERVPVFEEVLDAVRAPLQAEIKDVAAARALAEVMHRRDLVSRVEVISFHDEAIAEIARLVPGVRTALVASRYGTDVVERATAVGATTLVLNIRRLTLEIVEHARKAGLRIIGWVVNTQDDLRLVRALQLDGATTDYPEIKRTGRFTA; encoded by the coding sequence TTGAACTTCCTCACCATCGGTCATCGCGGGGTCATGGGTGTCGAGCCCGAGAACACCCTCCGTTCCTTCATCGCCGCGCAAGCCGCGGGCCTCGATCTCATCGAGCTCGATCTGCATCTGAGCAAGGACGGCGCCCTCGTCGTCATGCACGACGCCGACGTGGCCCGTACGACCGACGGCAAGGGACCGATCGCCGAGAAGACCCTCGCCGAACTCCGGGAACTCGACGCGGGCCGCGGTGAGCGCGTCCCCGTGTTCGAAGAGGTCCTGGACGCCGTGCGGGCACCGCTCCAGGCCGAGATCAAGGACGTCGCGGCCGCGCGCGCCCTGGCCGAGGTCATGCACCGCCGCGACCTGGTCTCGCGCGTGGAGGTGATCTCCTTCCACGACGAGGCGATCGCGGAGATCGCCCGCCTGGTCCCCGGGGTGCGCACCGCGCTCGTCGCCAGCCGCTACGGCACCGACGTCGTGGAGCGTGCCACCGCCGTCGGCGCCACCACGCTCGTCCTCAACATCCGCCGGCTGACGCTGGAGATCGTCGAGCACGCCAGGAAGGCCGGCCTGCGGATCATCGGCTGGGTGGTGAACACGCAGGACGACCTGCGTCTGGTGCGCGCGCTCCAGCTGGACGGCGCGACCACCGACTATCCGGAGATCAAGCGGACGGGCCGCTTCACGGCCTGA
- a CDS encoding diacylglycerol/lipid kinase family protein codes for MKDLLTHRAQRLLGADHRLLFCGIAAGMWAFGGVRGRRAAVRGVTSLALASATVNALGKHTVGQSRPAKGAAPLLRRLPRQPLTGPYPSGPSASAAAFAAGAALESPGWGATVAPVAASLAYAEARGGMRGPRDVLVGAALGVGAAYAVRGMVPTRAQLPPPARPRVDAPALPEGEGLVVVVNPSSGAQPQLADPVRQLRTALPRAEVVLYEEEAGALPKVLEEAAREAARRGGVLGVCGGDGTVNAAVAPALRFKVPLMVLPGGTFNHFAADLGVDTVADACAAVAEGSAVRADVGRIKPLAGIGPAGRTHAEPSYFLNTFSLGSYPDLVRSREHWSPKIGGPPATLLGVVQILRTGRPLRAVVNGRRRSIWLLFAGNGAYRSVGIAPVRRHDLADGLLDVRIAHGGRFARSRLLAAALAGQLTRTRVYAAARPQRLLISGLPEGTQMAFDGEVADAPTALLIDKLPEALTVYRPMVD; via the coding sequence ATGAAAGATCTCTTGACGCACCGTGCCCAGCGCCTGCTCGGCGCCGACCACCGACTTCTGTTCTGCGGGATCGCCGCCGGGATGTGGGCGTTCGGCGGGGTGCGGGGGCGGCGCGCGGCGGTGCGCGGCGTCACGTCCCTGGCACTGGCCTCGGCCACGGTCAACGCCCTCGGCAAGCACACGGTGGGCCAGTCGCGCCCGGCCAAGGGCGCGGCCCCCTTGCTGCGGCGCCTGCCCCGGCAGCCGCTGACAGGCCCTTACCCCTCCGGCCCCTCCGCCTCGGCGGCCGCCTTCGCGGCGGGCGCGGCGCTGGAGTCGCCGGGCTGGGGCGCGACCGTGGCCCCGGTCGCCGCGTCGCTCGCGTACGCCGAGGCCCGCGGCGGCATGCGCGGCCCCCGGGACGTCCTGGTCGGCGCGGCCCTCGGCGTCGGCGCCGCCTACGCGGTGCGCGGCATGGTGCCCACGCGTGCCCAACTCCCGCCGCCCGCACGGCCGCGCGTCGACGCGCCCGCGCTGCCTGAGGGCGAGGGCCTGGTCGTGGTGGTCAATCCGTCCTCCGGGGCGCAGCCTCAGCTCGCCGATCCCGTACGCCAGTTGAGGACCGCTCTGCCGCGTGCCGAGGTGGTGCTGTACGAGGAGGAGGCGGGGGCCCTGCCCAAGGTCCTCGAAGAGGCGGCGAGGGAGGCCGCCCGGCGCGGCGGCGTGCTCGGGGTGTGCGGCGGCGACGGCACGGTGAACGCCGCCGTGGCGCCCGCCCTGCGGTTCAAGGTGCCGCTGATGGTGCTGCCCGGCGGCACGTTCAACCACTTCGCCGCCGACCTCGGGGTCGACACGGTCGCGGACGCCTGCGCCGCCGTCGCCGAGGGCAGCGCGGTGCGCGCCGATGTCGGGCGCATCAAGCCGCTGGCCGGTATCGGTCCGGCCGGCAGGACCCACGCCGAACCGTCCTACTTCCTCAACACCTTCAGCCTCGGCAGCTACCCCGACCTCGTCCGCAGCAGGGAGCACTGGTCCCCGAAGATCGGCGGCCCGCCCGCCACGCTGCTCGGCGTCGTCCAGATCCTGCGCACGGGCCGCCCGCTGCGGGCCGTGGTGAACGGCCGCCGCCGCTCCATATGGCTTCTCTTCGCGGGCAACGGCGCCTACCGCAGCGTGGGCATCGCCCCGGTCCGCCGCCACGACCTGGCCGACGGCCTGCTGGACGTCCGTATCGCGCACGGCGGACGCTTCGCGCGCAGCAGGCTGCTGGCCGCCGCGCTCGCGGGCCAGCTGACCCGGACCCGCGTCTACGCCGCCGCCCGGCCCCAGCGGCTCCTCATCTCCGGCCTGCCCGAGGGCACCCAGATGGCGTTCGACGGCGAGGTGGCGGACGCCCCCACCGCGCTCCTGATCGACAAGCTCCCCGAGGCCCTGACGGTGTACCGCCCGATGGTCGACTGA
- a CDS encoding NAD(P)/FAD-dependent oxidoreductase has protein sequence MAAPRILIVGGGFAGMECAHKLERKLAPHEAELRLISPMDHQLYLPLLPHVASGVLTPQSVAVPLRRMLRRTAIVPGGAIGVDTKAKAVIVRKINGEEVVERYDYLVLTPGSVTRQFDIPGVDKYAVGVKTLAEAAWIRDHVISQLDLAAASSHREEREQRLQFVVVGGGYAGVETAAYLQRLTCAAVKRYPGLDVSQIKWHVVDVAPKLMPELGDRLGEKAMEIMQRRGVNVSLGVSVAKATEDTVTLTDDRVLPCRTLIWTAGVAPSPLIATLGADTNKGRLVVRPDLTVPGLDGVFALGDAAAVPDLAKGGDAICPPTAQHAMRQGWAAAKNVLAALRGFPLTDYRHKDMGLVVDLGGIQAVSKPLGVQLTGLPAQVVARGYHLGALRTLTARFRTAANWGLNAVAGDDYVRTGFQAQRPATLKDFEMTDAYLSREEISARVASAGL, from the coding sequence ATGGCAGCTCCCCGGATCCTCATCGTCGGCGGCGGCTTCGCCGGCATGGAGTGCGCGCACAAGCTCGAGAGGAAACTCGCGCCCCACGAGGCGGAGCTGCGGCTGATCAGTCCGATGGACCATCAGCTCTATCTGCCCCTTCTGCCACACGTCGCCTCCGGGGTGCTGACCCCGCAGTCGGTCGCGGTGCCCCTGCGCCGGATGCTGCGCCGCACGGCCATCGTGCCGGGCGGCGCCATCGGCGTCGACACCAAGGCGAAGGCCGTGATCGTGCGGAAGATCAACGGCGAGGAGGTCGTGGAGCGTTACGACTACCTGGTCCTGACGCCGGGCAGTGTGACGCGGCAGTTCGACATCCCGGGCGTCGACAAGTACGCGGTCGGCGTCAAGACGCTCGCCGAGGCCGCCTGGATCCGCGACCACGTCATCTCCCAGCTGGACCTGGCCGCGGCCAGCTCGCACCGCGAGGAGCGCGAGCAGCGGTTGCAGTTCGTCGTGGTCGGCGGCGGGTACGCGGGCGTGGAGACGGCCGCGTACCTCCAGCGGCTGACGTGCGCCGCCGTCAAGCGCTATCCGGGTCTGGACGTGTCGCAGATCAAGTGGCATGTGGTGGATGTCGCCCCGAAGCTGATGCCCGAGCTGGGCGACCGGCTCGGCGAGAAGGCGATGGAGATCATGCAGCGCCGCGGCGTGAACGTCTCGCTCGGGGTGTCCGTGGCCAAGGCCACCGAGGACACCGTCACGCTCACCGACGACCGCGTCCTGCCGTGCCGCACCCTGATCTGGACCGCCGGCGTCGCGCCCAGCCCGCTCATCGCCACGCTCGGCGCCGACACCAACAAGGGCCGTCTGGTCGTGCGGCCCGATCTGACGGTGCCGGGTCTGGACGGCGTGTTCGCGCTCGGCGACGCGGCGGCCGTGCCGGACCTCGCCAAGGGCGGCGACGCCATCTGCCCGCCGACCGCGCAGCACGCCATGCGCCAGGGCTGGGCCGCCGCGAAGAACGTCCTCGCGGCGCTGCGCGGCTTCCCGCTCACCGACTACCGGCACAAGGACATGGGCCTGGTCGTGGACCTCGGCGGCATCCAGGCGGTGTCCAAGCCGCTGGGCGTGCAGCTGACCGGGCTGCCCGCCCAGGTGGTGGCGCGCGGCTACCACCTGGGGGCGCTGCGCACGCTGACCGCCCGCTTCCGCACGGCCGCCAACTGGGGGCTCAACGCGGTCGCGGGCGACGACTACGTCCGCACCGGCTTCCAGGCGCAACGCCCCGCCACGCTCAAGGACTTCGAGATGACGGACGCGTATCTGTCACGGGAGGAGATCAGCGCGCGGGTGGCCTCAGCCGGGCTGTGA
- a CDS encoding bifunctional phosphatase PAP2/diacylglycerol kinase family protein, which yields MTGRIGRIDRRWFERVAAARLAGAEQVLPPLSSAANRGRLWFGAAALLAAAGGPAARRAARRGVGALALASLTTNAVAKYAVRRSRPVHDAVPLVRRLAKAPWTSSFPSGHAASAAAFATGVALESPPYGAVVAPVAAAVAFSRVYVGVHYPGDVLAGIALGAAAAAVTCYWWPPRPAPARIERTRVPAPALPDGEGLVVVVNSGSGKGVPGRPPARGYVELLLPGAEVLECGSGDDLGKVLDKAVARAAESGGALGVCGGDGTVNAAARRAVAAGLALAVFPGGTLNHFALDAGTATFEDTAHAVRRGEAVRVDLARVRDGAGADVTGFVNTFSIGLYPELVRRRERLEGRIGKWPAATVSLLGVLRDATPLRVRLDGHDRVLWLLFAGNGRYLPDGLAPSHRPHLDEGLLDVRTVDAEAPLARTRLALSALAGALRRSHVYRAERVEQLRISGLESVADLAYDGERAPAPDALLLDKRRGALTVYSPADPEDEITQLARTASLAAARRRPVNP from the coding sequence ATGACAGGACGCATCGGCAGGATCGACCGGCGGTGGTTCGAACGGGTGGCGGCGGCGCGGCTGGCCGGGGCGGAGCAGGTGCTGCCGCCGCTGAGTTCCGCGGCGAACCGCGGGCGGCTGTGGTTCGGCGCGGCCGCGCTGCTCGCGGCCGCCGGCGGGCCCGCGGCCCGGCGCGCCGCGCGCCGTGGCGTGGGGGCCCTGGCGCTGGCCTCGCTGACCACCAACGCGGTCGCCAAGTACGCCGTACGCCGCAGCCGTCCCGTGCACGACGCGGTGCCCCTGGTACGGCGGCTGGCGAAGGCGCCGTGGACGTCGTCGTTCCCGTCCGGGCACGCGGCGTCGGCGGCCGCGTTCGCGACGGGGGTGGCCCTGGAGTCACCCCCCTACGGCGCCGTCGTCGCGCCGGTCGCCGCGGCCGTGGCCTTCTCGCGGGTGTACGTGGGGGTCCACTACCCCGGTGACGTGCTCGCCGGAATCGCGCTGGGCGCGGCCGCCGCGGCGGTCACCTGCTACTGGTGGCCGCCCCGTCCCGCGCCCGCGCGGATCGAGCGGACCCGGGTCCCGGCGCCCGCGCTGCCGGACGGCGAGGGACTGGTGGTGGTCGTCAACTCCGGCTCCGGCAAGGGGGTTCCGGGACGTCCGCCGGCCCGGGGGTATGTGGAGCTGCTGCTGCCCGGGGCCGAGGTCCTGGAGTGCGGCTCGGGCGACGACCTGGGCAAGGTCCTGGACAAGGCGGTCGCGCGGGCCGCCGAGTCGGGCGGGGCGCTCGGGGTGTGCGGCGGCGACGGCACGGTCAACGCCGCAGCGCGCCGGGCCGTCGCGGCCGGGCTTGCGCTGGCGGTGTTCCCGGGCGGCACCCTCAACCACTTCGCGCTGGACGCGGGCACGGCCACCTTCGAGGACACCGCGCACGCCGTGCGGCGCGGCGAGGCCGTGCGGGTGGACCTGGCGCGGGTCCGCGACGGCGCGGGCGCGGACGTCACGGGCTTCGTGAACACCTTCAGCATCGGGCTCTATCCGGAACTGGTGCGCAGGCGCGAGCGGTTGGAGGGCCGCATCGGCAAGTGGCCCGCCGCGACAGTGTCGTTGCTGGGCGTGCTGCGCGATGCGACGCCGCTGCGGGTCCGCCTCGACGGCCACGACCGCGTCCTGTGGCTGCTCTTCGCGGGCAACGGCCGCTATCTGCCCGACGGTCTCGCCCCTTCGCACCGGCCCCACTTGGACGAGGGGCTGCTGGACGTCCGTACGGTCGACGCCGAGGCGCCGCTGGCCCGCACCCGGCTGGCCCTCTCCGCGCTGGCCGGGGCGCTGCGGCGCTCCCACGTCTACCGGGCCGAACGCGTCGAGCAGCTGCGGATCAGCGGTCTGGAGTCCGTGGCCGACCTGGCGTACGACGGCGAGAGGGCGCCGGCGCCGGACGCCCTGCTCCTCGACAAGCGGCGGGGGGCGCTGACGGTCTACAGCCCGGCCGATCCGGAGGACGAGATCACCCAGCTGGCCCGGACTGCCTCGCTGGCGGCGGCCCGGCGCCGCCCGGTCAACCCGTGA
- a CDS encoding GNAT family N-acetyltransferase — protein MDPAPRPPAGELTFRDAAPRDADALVALIESAYRGETSRAGWTSEADILDGQRTDPRGVLEAIESPGGRLLTVERDGGIVSCCRLEHRGDHAYFGMFAVSVSQQGAGLGRLVLAEAERIAREEWDAREMHMTVISVRDDLIAWYERRGYRRTGRMSPFPYGDERFGIPRRPDLEFELLVKDLRP, from the coding sequence ATGGACCCCGCCCCGCGTCCCCCCGCCGGTGAACTCACCTTCCGCGACGCGGCGCCCCGTGACGCCGACGCGCTCGTCGCCCTCATCGAGTCGGCGTACCGCGGAGAGACGAGCCGCGCCGGGTGGACCTCCGAGGCGGACATCCTGGACGGGCAGCGCACCGACCCGCGGGGTGTCCTCGAGGCCATCGAGTCACCCGGCGGCCGTCTGCTCACCGTCGAACGGGACGGCGGGATCGTCTCCTGCTGCCGGCTCGAACACCGCGGCGACCACGCCTACTTCGGCATGTTCGCGGTGAGCGTGTCCCAGCAGGGCGCGGGCCTCGGCAGGCTGGTCCTCGCCGAGGCGGAACGCATCGCGCGCGAGGAGTGGGACGCCCGTGAGATGCACATGACCGTGATCTCCGTACGCGATGACCTCATCGCCTGGTACGAGCGGCGCGGCTACCGCCGTACGGGACGGATGAGCCCCTTCCCGTACGGCGACGAGCGCTTCGGCATCCCCCGCCGCCCCGACTTGGAGTTCGAACTCCTGGTCAAGGACCTCAGGCCGTGA
- a CDS encoding DUF3311 domain-containing protein — translation MSRPENPGPPPADPLDGLPSLRGAARPSLWLLLVPVLLYGAAPLVANRVEPRVLGVPFLLAWVIAATIVSPLAIWLAARLDPAYRLNAVEPIPADDDALDRPRGEGR, via the coding sequence ATGTCCCGCCCGGAGAACCCAGGCCCGCCCCCGGCGGACCCCCTCGACGGCCTGCCGAGCCTCCGCGGCGCCGCCCGCCCCTCCCTGTGGCTGCTGCTCGTGCCCGTCCTGCTCTACGGCGCCGCCCCGCTGGTCGCCAACCGCGTCGAGCCGCGCGTCCTCGGCGTCCCCTTCCTGCTCGCCTGGGTCATCGCCGCGACGATCGTCAGCCCGCTCGCCATCTGGCTCGCGGCCCGCCTCGACCCGGCGTACCGGCTGAACGCGGTCGAGCCGATCCCCGCGGACGACGACGCACTCGACCGGCCCCGGGGAGAGGGCCGATGA
- a CDS encoding sodium:solute symporter family protein, which yields MSGSAAIATTVFGLAMVATIAIGVLSARGRSKGLTEWSVSSRGLGVLFIWLLMAGETYTSFSFLGTAGWSYSFGAPILYLVAYLTVGFAVAYVVGPALWTYASRHGLISIADIAEFRFRSRPVGILVAVVATIFIVPYIQVQIQGMGVVVNAMTYGGVDLKVAAVISFVVAEVFVLVSGLRGSAWVSAFKDVLVILAVVFLAVYIPTHYLGGVGDLMQRMVTEKPEWLTFPGHASGGRDSVWFLSTVVLNAVTITVFPTTVAGYLSAKSPNALRRNALLLPWYQLLLFVPMVVGATALFVMPALGNPDLALFSLVTDSLPAPVVAVIGVAGALSAIVPMSVFMLSIGTLWGRTVLGGGNGSDPRRPPAADGRAEARDIRAKRLSQAVCVLAGLVALAGSLFYPNTLVELSVLSYEGLAQLVPVVLLALFWRRLTARAAVAGMLVGLAVMLGLWGTENDPWHGINGGIIALAANLAVTVAVTRLAPGPAPARPSAEHVKVEAGR from the coding sequence ATGAGCGGGTCCGCCGCGATCGCGACCACCGTCTTCGGGCTCGCCATGGTCGCCACCATCGCCATCGGCGTGCTCAGCGCGCGCGGCCGCTCCAAGGGCCTCACCGAGTGGTCCGTGTCCAGCCGCGGACTCGGCGTGCTGTTCATCTGGCTGCTGATGGCGGGTGAGACGTACACCAGCTTCTCGTTCCTGGGGACGGCCGGCTGGTCGTACTCCTTCGGCGCGCCGATCCTCTACCTCGTCGCGTATCTGACGGTCGGCTTCGCCGTCGCCTACGTCGTGGGCCCCGCCCTGTGGACGTACGCCTCCCGGCACGGGCTCATCTCGATCGCCGACATCGCCGAATTCCGCTTCAGGTCACGGCCGGTGGGAATCCTCGTGGCCGTCGTCGCGACGATCTTCATCGTTCCGTACATCCAGGTGCAGATCCAGGGCATGGGCGTCGTCGTCAACGCCATGACGTACGGCGGCGTCGACCTGAAGGTGGCCGCCGTCATCTCCTTCGTCGTGGCCGAGGTGTTCGTCCTCGTCTCCGGACTGCGGGGTTCCGCCTGGGTGAGCGCCTTCAAGGACGTCCTGGTGATCCTCGCCGTCGTCTTCCTCGCCGTGTACATCCCGACGCACTACCTCGGCGGTGTCGGCGACCTCATGCAGCGCATGGTGACCGAGAAGCCCGAGTGGCTGACCTTCCCCGGGCACGCGTCGGGCGGACGGGACTCGGTGTGGTTCCTGAGCACCGTCGTCCTCAACGCCGTGACCATCACCGTCTTCCCCACGACGGTCGCCGGCTATCTGAGCGCCAAGAGCCCCAACGCCCTTCGGCGCAACGCCCTGTTGCTGCCCTGGTACCAGCTGCTGCTCTTCGTGCCGATGGTCGTCGGCGCCACCGCCCTCTTCGTGATGCCGGCCCTCGGCAACCCCGACCTCGCCCTGTTCAGCCTCGTCACCGACTCGCTGCCCGCGCCCGTCGTCGCCGTCATCGGGGTCGCGGGCGCACTGTCGGCCATCGTGCCGATGAGCGTCTTCATGCTGTCCATCGGCACGCTCTGGGGGCGCACCGTCCTGGGCGGCGGAAACGGATCCGACCCGCGCCGGCCTCCCGCCGCCGACGGCCGCGCCGAGGCACGCGACATCCGCGCCAAGCGGCTCTCCCAGGCCGTGTGCGTCCTCGCCGGACTCGTGGCACTCGCGGGCAGCCTCTTCTACCCGAACACCCTGGTGGAGCTGTCCGTCCTGTCGTACGAGGGTCTCGCGCAGCTGGTGCCCGTCGTGCTCCTCGCCCTGTTCTGGCGCCGGCTGACCGCGCGTGCGGCCGTCGCGGGGATGCTGGTGGGCCTCGCGGTGATGCTGGGGCTGTGGGGCACGGAGAACGATCCGTGGCACGGGATCAACGGCGGCATCATCGCGCTCGCCGCCAACCTCGCGGTGACGGTGGCGGTCACCCGGCTCGCCCCGGGCCCGGCCCCCGCGCGCCCATCGGCCGAGCACGTCAAGGTGGAGGCAGGACGATGA